A region of the Pirellulales bacterium genome:
GCTCCGGCCGCCGCGTCGAATGCCACAACGATCACCCCGCAGGCGGACCGCTGGAGCGAAGACTTCTTGCGATCGGACCTTGGCAGCCGGCTATCGCATCTGATCTCGATTGAACACGTCGGGCCAAGTCATACCGAGCGCTCGTTTCTTGCTCAAAAGCGGAACGCGCCGCCGCCGCTAGCGAATTTCGAGAGCGCGGTACCCACGGCAAGCCGGGACGTTTGCCATAACATGCGGGGCAGCCCAATCGACGCTTGGACCGGTCGCGCGCACCGACTGTTCGAATTGATCGCCGAGTTCCATCCGCACATCACCACGATCGGCATCGGCGACGGCGGCAACGAAATCGGCATGGGCACGATCCCCTGGGAAACGCTGCGTCAGGCCATCATCGTCGGTCCCGGCGGACTGGTCCCCTGCCGTGTCGCCACCGATTACACGCTGTTGGCGGGCGTTAGCGACTGGGCGGCCTATGCTTTGGCTCTGGCCATGATTCCGCTGCGAGGCGCCGAGATACCAACGGCGTGGGACGAATCCTGCCTGCGCGAGTTGATCGAGCGGTTGGTCCGCGATGCTGGCGCTGTGGACGGCGTAACAGGCCGGCCTGAAGCCACGGTCGACGGTCTGCCACTGGAAACTTACCTGCAGGTCTTCTCAGGCATTCGCGAACTCTGCGCGGCTGCGGCGCGATAGGCCAATAACGGCCATCGCGCGAGCCGGCGACTATCGAATACGACGCCTGTTCCGCCGCGCGAACGATTCGGTAG
Encoded here:
- a CDS encoding glutamate cyclase domain-containing protein encodes the protein MSSAQRLAWPSLEALVRRDPARRGVASFTVAGSPLCAGQLMVAAQELAARATAVGIVTGFCISGASPPAAETDGPPGALLLARTLNLLGIEVALIADRYATPLLEVGCDFLGLPRSIVRDFPLEEIAPAAASNATTITPQADRWSEDFLRSDLGSRLSHLISIEHVGPSHTERSFLAQKRNAPPPLANFESAVPTASRDVCHNMRGSPIDAWTGRAHRLFELIAEFHPHITTIGIGDGGNEIGMGTIPWETLRQAIIVGPGGLVPCRVATDYTLLAGVSDWAAYALALAMIPLRGAEIPTAWDESCLRELIERLVRDAGAVDGVTGRPEATVDGLPLETYLQVFSGIRELCAAAAR